A section of the Brachyhypopomus gauderio isolate BG-103 chromosome 13, BGAUD_0.2, whole genome shotgun sequence genome encodes:
- the LOC143474069 gene encoding C-C chemokine receptor type 3-like, whose translation MATYAPDTSTLDDYDGNMTFLPPCEKTSISNFGKTFLPVFYCVIFTLSILGNGLVLYILHKFENLRTVTNILLMNLVASNLIFTFSLPFQAFYHYREWIFGSLTCKIVNSAYFLGFYSSVFFLVLMTFDRYLAVVHAVAATQHRQSCYAFTTSAIVWGVSGISSLEAFFSHDTQNDPFLGKMCEENIDSKVLGTYSQFVMFFVFPLAITLYCYIRIGVVVIFSRMKGKHRTVKLIFVIVVLFFICWTPYNVVLVMEEHRHPCDHSLVYVQYVTHNIANLYFCLNPVFYTFVGRKFQNHVRRLLSKRVPCLMSHMTVATSTRSFS comes from the coding sequence ATGGCCACATATGCGCCTGACACATCAACTCTGGACGATTACGATGGAAATATGACTTTTTTACCTCCATGTGAAAAAACTAGCATCAGTAATTTTGGAAAAACATTTCTGCCAGTGTTCTACTGTGTCATCTTCACCTTGAGCATATTAGGCAATGGACTGGTATTGTACATCTTACATAAATTTGAAAATCTCAGAACCGTCACCAACATTTTGCTCATGAACCTGGTGGCTTCGAATCTGATTTTCACCTTCAGTCTGCCGTTTCAAGCTTTCTACCATTACAGAGAGTGGATTTTCGGCAGTTTAACCTGCAAAATTGTGAACAGTGCCTACTTCTTGGGCTTCTACAGCTCGGTCTTCTTCCTCGTGCTCATGACCTTTGACCGGTACCTTGCTGTAGTTCACGCTGTGGCTGCCACACAGCATCGGCAGAGCTGCTATGCCTTTACCACGTCTGCCATTGTCTGGGGTGTCAGTGGCATCTCTAGTTTGGAGGCCTTCTTTAGTCATGACACACAAAACGACCCATTTCTGGGGAAAATGTGCGAAGAAAATATTGACTCCAAGGTCCTTGGTACCTACTCTCAGTTTgtgatgttttttgttttcccATTGGCTATCACCCTGTACTGCTACATCAGGAttggtgtggtggtgatttTTTCGCGGATGAAGGGAAAACACAGAACCGTTAAgcttatttttgtaattgtggTGTTATTTTTCATTTGCTGGACCCCATACAATGTGGTGTTAGTAATGGAAGAGCATAGACATCCTTGTGATCACAGTCTTGTTTATGTGCAGTATGTCACACACAACATTGCCAACTTGTACTTTTGTTTGAACCCTGTATTCTATACTTTTGTGGGTAGAAAATTCCAGAATCATGTGCGTCGGCTGCTGTCAAAGCGGGTACCATGTTTAATGAGTCATATGACGGTTGCCACAAGCACCAGATCATTTTCGTAG